A region from the Macadamia integrifolia cultivar HAES 741 unplaced genomic scaffold, SCU_Mint_v3 scaffold1924, whole genome shotgun sequence genome encodes:
- the LOC122065215 gene encoding L-type lectin-domain containing receptor kinase IX.1-like, producing MVTSLMLYLLYRRRKRKAIKADDDVVLDVPTGPRKFSYAELAEATNNFDEKQKLGEGGFGGVYKGFLNDLNMDVAVKRISERSKQGIEEYASEVNIISRLRHRNLVQLVGWCHQRKELLLVYEFMSNGSLDSHLFRNRGSLTWELRYKIALDLASALRYLHEEWDQCVVHRDIKSSNVILDSNFNAKLGDFGMARLVEHEKGSETTNLIAGTMGYMAPEYIITGKASKESDVYSFGIVLLEIAFGRKAVEMKSEPSEVILVNWVRELYGRQKHLEVIEPGQGLDFDKKQIECLMVVGLWCAHPDSKLRPSIWEAILVLKFDAPLPPFHSLCLPSHQFDHGSDRSTNSDASQTQISSSYSTSLVFPR from the coding sequence ATGGTTACTTCCTTGATGTTGTATTTGTTGTacaggagaagaaagagaaaggcaaTTAAAGCAGATGACGATGTGGTCTTAGATGTGCCCACGGGGCCAAGGAAGTTCTCATATGCTGAATTGGCTGAAGCAACTAATAACTTCGATGAGAAACAAAAGCTCGGAGAGGGAGGCTTTGGAGGTGTTTATAAAGGTTTCTTGAATGATCTCAACATGGATGTTGCTGTAAAGAGGATCTCTGAAAGGTCTAAACAAGGGATAGAGGAGTATGCATCCGAAGTGAATATTATTAGCCGATTGCGCCATAGGAACCTCGTGCAACTTGTTGGCTGGTGCCATCAACGGAAAGAGCTACTTCTTGTGTATGAGTTCATGTCCAATGGAAGCCTTGATTCTCATCTATTTCGAAATAGGGGTTCTTTAACATGGGAGTTAAGGTACAAGATAGCTCTAGACTTAGCCTCTGCACTACGATATTTACATGAAGAGTGGGATCAATGTGTCGTCCATAGGGATATTAAATCCAGTAATGTAATTCTAGATTCCAACTTCAATGCTAAACTTGGGGATTTTGGTATGGCTAGGCTTGTGGAACATGAGAAAGGGTCGGAAACAACCAATTTAATAGCTGGAACCATGGGATACATGGCGCCTGAATATATTATTACTGGGAAGGCTAGCAAAGAATCTGATGTCTATAGTTTTGGAATTGTTCTCTTAGAAATTGCTTTTGGGAGAAAGGCAGTTGAGATGAAGTCTGAGCCAAGTGAAGTAATTTTGGTAAATTGGGTTCGGGAGCTCTATGGAAGACAAAAGCATCTCGAAGTGATTGAACCAGGGCAAGGTCTTGATTTTGACAAGAAGCAAATAGAGTGTTTGATGGTAGTTGGGTTATGGTGTGCTCACCCAGACTCCAAGCTTCGACCTTCTATTTGGGAAGCTATTCTTGTTCTCAAATTTGATGCTCCACTGCCACCCTTTCATTCCTTATGTTTACCTTCTCATCAATTCGATCATGGATCCGATAGGTCTACAAATTCTGATGCAAGTCAAACCCAAATTTCATCTTCTTACTCGACATCCCTTGTATTTCCACGTTAA